A part of Colletotrichum higginsianum IMI 349063 chromosome 11, whole genome shotgun sequence genomic DNA contains:
- a CDS encoding Serine threonine protein kinase — MGQRERVEYHFYCPPGVQCVLACGSSAFIGEVDDSTILKYPLEPGGDLTRLDLEHQILTVVGRHPHIIGHKGFTEIGLYLERAVNGTIFKYLTASDFPAPSLQQRLAWCRELSEAVEHVHSKRVIHCDIQPTNVLVDQNAHLKLADFQGRHLSEDGNILLDGWVSEPCRYFCPRYDEFAANFKTDIFALGCTIYFIMTGQEVFSDIVSGEAGWDDEVKSRFARGDFPRDSSACAAITHKCWMQLYNSAGEVLNDIKAVEQGLEQGFSQRT, encoded by the coding sequence ATGGGACAACGAGAGAGAGTCGAGTACCATTTCTACTGTCCGCCGGGAGTGCAGTGCGTCCTAGCCTGTGGAAGCAGCGCCTTCATCGGAGAGGTGGATGATTCCACTATCCTGAAGTATCCACTGGAGCCAGGAGGTGATTTGACACGCCTCGATCTTGAACACCAAATTCTCACCGTAGTTGGCCGACATCCTCACATTATCGGCCACAAAGGGTTCACGGAGATCGGCCTGTACCTTGAGCGTGCAGTCAATGGGACAATCTTCAAATATCTAACCGCATCGGATTTTCCCGCTCCGTCCCTTCAACAAAGGTTGGCATGGTGCCGAGAACTCTCCGAGGCAGTCGAACATGTACACTCAAAAAGGGTGATCCATTGTGATATACAACCCACAAACGTCTTGGTTGACCAAAATGCCCATCTCAAGCTAGCCGATTTTCAAGGGCGCCATCTCTCCGAAGACGGCAACATCCTactggatggatgggttAGCGAGCCGTGTCGATATTTCTGTCCGCGATACGATGAATTCGCGGCTAACTTCAAGACGGATATCTTTGCACTTGGGTGTACTATTTACTTCATCATGACGGGACAAGAGGTTTTTTCAGATATCGTCAGTGGAGAGGCTGGGTGGGATGACGAGGTTAAGTCTCGGTTTGCAAGAGGTGATTTCCCGCGTGATTCTTCTGCTTGTGCTGCTATTACTCATAAATGTTGGATGCAACTGTACAACTCTGCAGGAGAGGTCCTCAATGATATCAAAGCTGTCGAGCAGGGTTTAGAGCAAGGTTTTAGCCAGCGAACTTGA
- a CDS encoding ATP-dependent DNA helicase has translation MSDNDDKEQLLQELSWHHRASIVSQLVDIGSERNQQEHVKFRSFISSLQCLQFKGSELRRWSINAFCYRRYVALSYTWAPSEHENSEPGIYPVENWDDSHFRLSPVRKCVLDRVLHYMRHNNVDFFWIDAHCIRQVTCGINDCARHLRCIEKRDAIQAMDLVYQLSEHPVALLGWELKTGSELYLLKQILSGDLVDGDCEFRLCAATPVHVATKALLLLSEITRDSWWCRAWTFQENYRGGTRMQLLIRHDPSLELQKRRHGVFGEIPGELCIQSVMFSTQATRLCLAIREVTALLRLDANRVDGVLRAAGRYALMVHSSSSMTPTVIADIEARKLSKPWDRLAIVANCCQYPVRLDGGALSRQGQSPSLSILAMCLLNGEILDNSNNNMASVAGLTTSELLDRLMFRQFHAPEDDMRQLTFNKGFDSERHCNKGPSMEAGFHHRYRKIPAEIAMDQRTKRPFNT, from the exons ATGagcgacaacgacgacaaggaaCAATTACTTCAAGAGCTCAGCTGGCACCACCGCGCGTCTATTGTCTcgcagctcgtcgacatAGGCAGCGAGCGCAACCAGCAAGAGCATGTCAAGTTTCGCTCCTTCATCAGCAGCCTCCAGTGTCTCCAATTCAAGGGCTCGGAGCTGCGCCGCTGGTCGATCAACGCCTTCTGCTATCGGCGGTACGTCGCACTGTCCTACACCTGGGCTCCTTCGGAGCATGAAAACTCGGAACCTGGGATCTACCCCGTCGAAAACTGGGATGATAGCCACTTCCGACTCTCTCCGGTACGAAAATGCGTTCTCGATCGCGTCCTACACTACATGCGCCACAACAATGTCGACTTCTTTTGGATCGATGCTCACTGTATTCGTCAAGTCACATGCGGCATCAATGATTGCGCCCGCCACTTACGCTGCATCGAGAAACGCGATGCTATACAAGCCATGGATCTCGTCTACCAGCTCAGCGAGCACCCTGTGGCACTGCTGGGCTGGGAGCTGAAGACCGGATCTGAGCTGTACCTACTTAAGCAAATCCTCTCGggggacctcgtcgacggagATTGCGAGTTTCGGCTTTGTGCAGCAACTCCTGTTCACGTGGCGACGAAGgcattgctgctgctgagcgAGATCACGCGAGACAGCTGGTGGTGTCGTGCATGGACGTTCCAGGAAAACTACCGCGGCGGAACGCGGATGCAGCTACTGATCCGCCACGATCCGTCCCTGGAGCTGCAGAAGCGGCGGCACGGTGTATTTGGCGAGATACCAGGCGAGCTGTGCATACAGTCCGTCATGTTCTCCACGCAGGCGACGCGGCTGTGCCTAGCGATCCGCGAGGTGACAGCGCTGCTGCGGCTGGATGCTAACCGGGTTGACGGCGTGCTCCGCGCGGCTGGGAGATACGCGCTTATGGTACACAGTTCAAGCTCCATGACCCCAACGGTGatcgccgacatcgaggcGCGCAAACTGTCGAAGCCATGGGATCGGCTTGCGATTGTGGCCAATTGCTGCCAGTACCCAGTGCGGTTGGATGGTGGAGCACTCAGCCGGCAGGGTCAGAGCCCCAGTCTGTCAATACTGGCCATGTGTCTACTCAACGGCGAGATTCTTGATAACAGCAACAATAACATGGCATCGGTAGCCGGGCTGACGACGTCGGAGCTTCTCGACAGATTGATGTTCAGGCAATTCCACGCGCCCGAAGACGACATGCGGCAATTGACGTTCAACAAAGGCT TTGACAGCGAACGGCATTGCAACAAGGGGCCATCTATGGAAGCTGGGTTTCATCATCGATACCGCAAGATTCCCGCGGAAATTGCCATGGATCAACGAACCAAGAGGCCGTTTAACACTTGA
- a CDS encoding Ebs-bah-phd domain-containing protein, translating into MSSITRKRHLKRTDEAGPPFLITYYTKPNSRPQKKRPKYERMTDTQNGFKQTCPFVPTGWFNRKSAHECLDLQYNVLPEKTWLGMTRYNSFVLNGSKFFRESFVYVANDQSLESQKIGPETTAAFHNDSLRGLRKSRSGEDWVAFILDIRASDEQHVFARIYWMYWPEELPEGSMDRDTYPGGRQSYHGRNELIASNHMDIINVTSVTSSANVQQWHEDNDERIQEALYWRQALDCRTKQLSSVVRRCTCGQPANPDMILIGCSSEKCAAWLHEHCLQADAVQRACKRLAGDHSNLGEEAPAGDDRPSDAKAYNISGAPEEVLAPITPLAIPKNISFRHPDQSTVTASKTLLPAFGKAMFDELKMVEATKAPDEQLFEAKVSMETDPPRIEIKVLGKDVVVGGNKGWSEPLYCLSCGSKIV; encoded by the coding sequence ATGTCTTCCATCACGCGGAAGCGTCATCTCAAAAGAACGGACGAGGCCGGACCTCCATTTCTGATCACGTATTATACCAAGCCTAATTCCAGGCCCCAGAAGAAGCGGCCGAAGTACGAGCGAATGACCGATACGCAAAACGGATTCAAGCAGACGTGTCCCTTCGTCCCCACTGGCTGGTTCAATCGAAAGAGCGCTCACGAATGTCTTGATCTTCAGTACAACGTCCTGCCCGAGAAGACCTGGCTCGGCATGACGCGATACAACAGCTTTGTCCTGAATGGTTCCAAGTTCTTTCGTGAGAGTTTTGTTTATGTCGCAAACGACCAGAGTCTAGAAAGTCAAAAGATCGGACctgagacgacggcggcattTCACAACGATTCGCTTAGAGGACTTCGAAAGTCCCGATCTGGAGAAGACTGGGTAGCCTTCATACTGGATATTCGCGCCAGCGACGAGCAGCATGTTTTCGCGCGTATTTACTGGATGTACTGGCCAGAAGAACTCCCAGAAGGCAGCATGGATAGAGACACATATCCTGGAGGCCGCCAGTCTTACCATGGACGAAACGAGCTCATTGCCTCTAATCATATGGACATTATCAACGTTACCAGCGTGACATCATCTGCCAATGTTCAGCAATGGCATGAGGATAACGACGAACGAATCCAGGAAGCTCTATACTGGCGGCAGGCTCTTGATTGTCGAACCAAACAACTGTCGTCAGTAGTGCGGCGTTGCACATGTGGACAGCCAGCCAATCCCGACATGATCCTCATTGGATGTTCCAGTGAGAAATGTGCCGCATGGCTTCATGAACATTGCCTCCAAGCGGATGCTGTACAGCGAGCCTGCAAACGGCTAGCAGGAGATCACTCCAATCTTGGTGAAGAAGCTCCTGCTGGCGATGACCGACCGAGCGACGCAAAGGCCTATAATATTAGCGGGGCACCAGAAGAAGTACTCGCGCCAATAACTCCCCTCGCTATTCCCAAGAACATTTCGTTTCGACATCCGGACCAAAGCACAGTCACTGCATCGAAGACGCTTTTGCCGGCATTTGGCAAGGCCATGTTCGACGAGCTGAAGATGGTGGAAGCAACCAAAGCACCCGATGAGCAGCTTTTCGAGGCAAAGGTCTCAATGGAGACTGATCCACCAAGAATCGAGATCAAGGTCTTAGGCAAAGACGTTGTCGTGGGAGGTAATAAGGGATGGTCTGAGCCACTTTATTGCCTCTCATGTGGATCAAAAATCGTGTGA
- a CDS encoding WD domain-containing protein encodes MLEGHRRPVKSVVFSGDGTHLASASYDRTVKGWDSATGQCLWTLKGHRTAVNSVAFSGDGTRLASASSDKTVKVWDSATGQCLQTLEGHRYQVNSVAFSGDGTRLASASDDNTVKVWDSATGQCLRTLKGHRGDVNSVAFSADGTRLASASHDRTVKIWNSATGQCLWTLEGHRGYVNSVAFSADGTRLASASYDRTVKVWDSATGQCLQTLEGHDHWVNSVAFSGDGTQLASASDDHTVKVWDSATGQCLQTLEGHRHQVNSVAFSDDGTQLASASHDETIQVWDSATYQRLDKIQITEDVVKAAARNYRSGQDIMALLLDKRGGEIQITEDVVKAAAGNESGQKIIALLLDKRGDEIQITEDVVKAAAGNYRSGQDIMALLLDKRGDKIQITEDVVLTIIRNFNHIIVSQLLDKRGGEIQITEDVVKAAAGNYRSGQDIMTLLLDNRGDEIQITEDVVKAAAGNNKSGQEIMELLLNRRGDEIQITEDVVKAAAGNNKSGQEIMTLLLDKRGDKIQITEDVVLTIMRNFNYIIVSQLLDKRGDEIQITEDVVKAAAGNYRSGQEIMTLLLDKPGDEIQITEDVVKAAAGNYKSGRDIMALLLNRRGDEIQITEDVVKAAAGNNESGQEIMALVLDKRGDEIQITEDVVKAAAGNNESGQKIMALLLDKRGDKIQITKDVVLTIMRNFNHIIVSQLLDKRGDEIQITEDVVKAAAGNNESGQEIMALVLDKRGDEIQITEDVVKAAAGNNKMGKK; translated from the exons ATGCTGGAGGGTCATAGGCGGCCTGTTAAGTCAGTGGTGTTCTCGGGCGATGGCACGCATCTGGCGTCGGCATCATACGACCGCACTGTCAAGGGTTGGGATAGCGCCACAGGCCAGTGTCTCTGGACGCTCAAGGGCCATCGTACAGCCGTTAACTCGGTGGCCTTCTCAGGCGACGGCACACGGCTGGCATCAGCATCGAGCGACAAGACCGTTAAGGTCTGGGACAGCGCCACAGGCCAGTGTCTCCAGACGCTCGAGGGCCATCGGTATCAAGTCAACTCGGTAGCCTTCTCGGGCGACGGCACACGGCTGGCATCAGCATCAGACGACAACACCGTTAAGGTTTGGGACAGCGCTACGGGCCAGTGTCTCCGGACGCTCAAGGGCCATAGGGGCGACGTTAACTCGGTGGCCTTCTCCGCTGATGGCACACGGCTGGCATCAGCATCGCACGACCGCACCGTGAAGATCTGGAACAGTGCCACAGGCCAGTGTCTCTGGACACTCGAGGGCCATAGGGGCTACGTTAACTCGGTGGCCTTTTCCGCTGATGGCACACGGCTGGCATCAGCATCGTACGACCGCACCGTTAAGGTCTGGGACAGCGCCACGGGCCAGTGTCTCCAGACGCTCGAGGGCCATGACCACTGGGTCAACTCGGTAGCCTTCTCGGGCGACGGCACACAGCTGGCATCAGCATCGGACGACCACACCGTTAAGGTCTGGGACAGCGCCACGGGCCAGTGTCTCCAGACGCTCGAGGGCCATCGCCACCAAGTCAACTCCGTAGCCTTCTCAGACGATGGCACACAGCTAGCATCGGCATCGCACGACGAGACCATCCAAGTCTGGGACAGCGCGACGTACCAGCGCTTGGACAAGATCCAGATCACagaagacgtcgtcaaggctgCAGCTAGAAACTACAGAAGTGGCCAGGATATCATGGCgctgcttctcgacaagcGCGGGGGCGAGATCCAGATCACagaagacgtcgtcaaggctgCAGCTGGAAACGAAAGTGGCCAAAAAATCATAGCgctgcttctcgacaagcgcggggacgagatccagatcacagaagacgtcgtcaaggctgCAGCTGGAAACTACAGAAGTGGCCAAGATATCATGGCGTTGCTTCTCGACAAGCGCGGGGACAAGATCCAGATCACAGAAGACGTTGTTCTAACAATAATAAGGAACTTCAACCACATCATCGTcagccagcttctcgacaagcGCGGGGGCGAGATCCAGATCACAGAAGATGTCGTCAAGGCTGCAGCTGGAAACTACAGAAGTGGCCAGGATATCATGACGCTGCTTCTCGACAACCGCGGGGACGAGATCCAGATCACagaagacgtcgtcaaggctgCAGCTGGAAACAACAAAAGTGGCCAGGAAATCATGGAGCTGCTTCTCAACAGGCGCGGGGACGAGATCCAGATCACAGAAGATGTCGTCAAGGCTGCAGCTGGAAACAACAAGAGTGGCCAGGAAATCATGACgctgcttctcgacaagcGCGGGGACAAGATCCAGATCACAGAAGACGTTGTTCTAACGATAATGAGGAACTTCAACTACATCATCGTCAGtcagcttctcgacaagcgcggggacgagatccagatcacagaagacgtcgtcaaggctgCAGCTGGAAACTACAGAAGTGGCCAGGAAATCATGACgctgcttctcgacaagcccggggacgagatccagatcacagaagacgtcgtcaaggctgCAGCTGGAAACTACAAAAGTGGCCGGGATATCATGGCGCTGCTTCTCAACAGGCGCGGGGACGAGATCCAGATCACAGAAGACGTCGTTAAGGCTGCAGCTGGAAACAACGAAAGTGGCCAGGAAATCATGGCACTGGTTCTCGACAAGCGCGGGGACGAGATCCAGATCACagaagacgtcgtcaaggctgCAGCTGGAAATAACGAAAGTGGCCAGAAAATCATGGCgctgcttctcgacaagcGCGGGGACAAGATCCAGATCACAAAAGACGTTGTTCTAACAATAATGAGGAACTTCAACCACATCATCGTcagccagcttctcgacaagcGCGGGGACGAGATCCAGATCACAGAAGACGTCGTTAAGGCTGCAGCTGGAAACAACGAAAGTGGCCAGGAAATCATGGCACTGGTTCTCGACAAGCGCGGGGACGAGATCCAGATCACagaagacgtcgtcaaggctgCAGCTGGAAACAACAAAA TGGGAAAGAAGTAA